A portion of the Pan troglodytes isolate AG18354 chromosome 10, NHGRI_mPanTro3-v2.0_pri, whole genome shotgun sequence genome contains these proteins:
- the ASIC1 gene encoding acid-sensing ion channel 1 isoform X3 produces the protein MPIQIFCSMSFSSGEEAPGPLGDIWGPHHHQQQQDISESEEEEEEKEKEAVRKEASEGHSPMDLVAFANSCTLHGTNHIFVEGGPGPRQVLWAVAFVLALGAFLCQVGDRIAYYLSYPHVTLLNEVATTELAFPAVTLCNTNAVRLSQLSYPDLLYLAPMLGLDESDDPGVPLAPPGPEAFSGEPFNLHRFYNRSCHRLEDMLLYCSYQGGPCGPHNFSVVFTRYGKCYTFNSGRDGRPRLKTMKGGTGNGLEIMLDIQQDEYLPVWGETDETSFEAGIKVQIHSQDEPPFIDQLGFGVAPGFQTFVACQEQRLIYLPPPWGTCKAVTMDSDLDFFDSYSITACRIDCETRYLVENCNCRMVHMPGDAPYCTPEQYKECADPALDFLVEKDQEYCVCEMPCNLTRYGKELSMVKIPSKASAKYLAKKFNKSEQYIGENILVLDIFFEVLNYETIEQKKAYEIAGLLGDIGGQMGLFIGASILTVLELFDYAYEVIKHKLCRRGKCQKQAKRSSADKGVALSLDDVKRHNPCESLRGHPAGMTYAANILPHHPARGTFEDFTC, from the exons ATGCCCATCCAGATCTTCTGCTCCATGTCATTCTCCTCTGGAGAGGAAGCCCCAGGGCCCTTGGGAGATATTTGGGGTCCCCACCACCATCAGCAGCAGCAAGACATCTCAGAAtcggaagaggaggaagaagagaaggaaaaggaggcagTGAGGAAGGAGGCCAGTGAGGGGCATTCACCCATGGACTTGGTGGCCTTTGCCAACAGCTGCACCCTCCATGGCACCAACCACATTTTTGTGGAGGGGGGTccagggccaaggcaggtgctGTGGGCGGTGGCCTTTGTCCTGGCACTGGGTGCCTTCCTGTGCCAGGTAGGGGACCGCATTGCTTATTACCTCAGCTACCCACACGTGACCCTTCTAAACGAAGTGGCCACCACGGAGCTGGCCTTCCCGGCAGTCACCCTCTGCAACACTAATGCTGTGCGGCTGTCCCAGCTCAGCTACCCTGACTTGCTTTATTTGGCCCCCATGCTGGGACTGGATGAAAGTGATGACCCCGGGGTGCCCCTGGCTCCACCGGGCCCTGAGGCCTTCTCTGGGGAGCCCTTTAACCTGCACCGCTTCTACAATCGCTCCTGCCACCGGCTGGAGGACATGCTGCTCTATTGCTCCTACCAAGGGGGACCCTGCGGCCCTCACAACTTCTCAGTG GTCTTCACACGCTATGGAAAGTGCTACACGTTCAACTCGGGCCGAGATGGGCGGCCGCGGCTGAAGACCATGAAGGGTGGGACGGGCAATGGGCTGGAAATCATGCTGGACATCCAGCAGGACGAGTACCTGCCTGTGTGGGGGGAGACTG ACGAGACGTCCTTCGAAGCAGGCATCAAAGTGCAGATCCATAGTCAGGATGAACCTCCTTTCATCGACCAGCTGGGCTTTGGCGTGGCCCCAGGCTTCCAGACCTTTGTGGCCTGCCAGGAGCAGCGG CTCATCTACCTGCCCCCGCCCTGGGGCACCTGCAAAGCTGTTACCATGGACTCGGATTTGGATTTCTTCGACTCCTACAGCATCACTGCCTGCCGCATCGACTGTGAGACGCGCTACCTGGTGGAGAACTGCAACTGCCGCATGGTGCACATGCCAG GGGATGCCCCATACTGTACTCCAGAGCAGTACAAGGAGTGTGCAGATCCTGCTCTGG ACTTCCTGGTGGAGAAGGACCAGGAGTACTGCGTGTGTGAAATGCCTTGCAACCTGACCCGCTATGGCAAGGAGCTGTCCATGGTCAAGATCCCCAGCAAAGCCTCAGCCAAGTACCTGGCCAAGAAGTTCAACAAATCTGAGCAATACATAGG GGAGAACATCCTGGTGCTGGACATTTTCTTTGAAGTCCTCAACTATGAGACCATTGAACAGAAGAAGGCCTATGAGATTGCAGGGCTCCTGG GTGACATCGGGGGCCAGATGGGGCTGTTCATCGGGGCCAGCATCCTCACGGTGCTGGAGCTCTTTGACTACGCCTACGAG GTCATTAAACACAAGCTGTGCCGACGAGGAAAATGCCAGAAGCAGGCCAAAAGGAGCAGTGCGGACAAGGGCGTGGCCCTCAGCCTGGACGACGTCAAAAGACAC AACCCGTGCGAGAGCCTCCGGGGCCACCCTGCCGGGATGACATACGCTGCCAACATCCTACCTCACCATCCGGCCCGAGGCACGTTCGAGGACTTTACCTGCTGA